The Aestuariibaculum lutulentum genome segment TTTCTAAAATTTCTTGGATCTAATTCCTTTTGATGAATAACCTCGTATAATTTTTGAAGCTGCGGAATGGTAAATTGTTTTGGTAATAACTCAATACCAATTGGGTAAAATCTCGATTTCAATTTTAAGCGCTCTAAAGCATCTTGCACCATATCACCATGATCATAAACCAGTTTAGGTAATTTATCGACTTCAAACCAATGCGCGCCATGTTTGGCAACCAATTCTTTGTCATATTCACCAATACGTATTAAGGCGTATTGCGCTATAGATATACAGCGAGCGCCATCATCTCTACTCGTGTCTGAATAAGATTTTAGTTCTTCCATATAGATGTTTTCCAGACCTGTAATCTCCTTTAAAACACGTTGAGCCGCCTCTGTAACACTCTCGTTTGGACTAACAAAACTTCCAATTAGAGATAACTCGCCTTGTTTGGGCTTTACACGTCGCTCAAAAACTAAAAGTTTCAAAATACCATCATCAAAACCGAATATAATACAATCGGTGGCGACATAAATTTTTTCTCCGTTTTCGTAGGTATGTGTTTCTTTCGTGGCTGTCATGTTATTCATTTAAAAAGTTTAGAGTCTTTTGAATTACGGTATTTAGTTGAAGTGGTAGTTTGTTGTGTTCCCAAGGGTGTTTAGCTCCAAAAACGTGGTCGGCGTTTTCTATGGTTACAAATTTACTGTTTGTATTCCAATTGTGGATATGTTTAGATTCAGTAATAGATACACTAGTATCTGCATCGCCATGAATAATGAGATGAGGTTTGTTTAAATGTTTTGCGGCGCGTTCAATATTAAAACGGTCTTGATTTGCTTTAAAATCTTCGTAGAACTGATAATAATGGGGCATCTGCTGTTTGGTTCTGCC includes the following:
- a CDS encoding NUDIX hydrolase, which codes for MNNMTATKETHTYENGEKIYVATDCIIFGFDDGILKLLVFERRVKPKQGELSLIGSFVSPNESVTEAAQRVLKEITGLENIYMEELKSYSDTSRDDGARCISIAQYALIRIGEYDKELVAKHGAHWFEVDKLPKLVYDHGDMVQDALERLKLKSRFYPIGIELLPKQFTIPQLQKLYEVIHQKELDPRNFRKKVLSLKLLIPLDKKDKSGSKKGAYLYKFDYRKYKKLEEKGFNFSLFK